From a region of the Trichocoleus desertorum ATA4-8-CV12 genome:
- a CDS encoding prohibitin family protein translates to MQSLPSASTALYIAGGVTLLLGAMLFRPFVIVNAGERGVVMHFGKVQNQVLDEGIHAVMPVLTSVKKMSVRVHKDDINARAASKDLQDVTTEVAINWHIDPAQVNTVYQRVGNKEQIVSGIITPAVSEVVKAATAKKNVEEILTKRTELKGEIDDQLKKRLASYGLLVDDVSLVNFGFSPEFNKAIEAKQIAEQEAKQAEFTALRAKQDAEAAVNRAKGQAEAQRLQRLTLTPELLQQQAIEKWDGRFPTVMGGNGTLPLVNIDPATLNQRR, encoded by the coding sequence ATGCAATCCCTGCCATCTGCTAGTACGGCTCTCTATATTGCTGGGGGAGTGACCCTTCTCCTAGGAGCAATGCTTTTCCGCCCCTTTGTCATCGTCAACGCCGGGGAACGGGGCGTAGTGATGCACTTTGGCAAAGTCCAAAATCAAGTGCTGGATGAAGGCATCCACGCAGTGATGCCAGTTTTGACCTCGGTGAAGAAAATGAGTGTCCGAGTGCATAAAGACGACATTAACGCCCGCGCTGCATCCAAAGACCTACAGGATGTCACCACCGAAGTAGCCATCAACTGGCATATTGATCCGGCGCAAGTTAATACGGTGTATCAACGGGTTGGCAACAAAGAGCAAATTGTCAGCGGTATTATTACGCCTGCGGTTTCTGAAGTAGTGAAAGCCGCGACTGCCAAAAAGAATGTAGAAGAAATTCTCACCAAGCGCACCGAGCTGAAAGGCGAAATCGATGACCAGTTAAAGAAACGGTTGGCCTCTTACGGGCTGTTGGTAGATGATGTCTCACTGGTCAACTTTGGGTTCTCACCAGAGTTCAACAAAGCGATCGAAGCGAAGCAAATTGCTGAACAAGAGGCAAAACAAGCAGAATTTACGGCCCTACGAGCCAAGCAAGATGCAGAAGCGGCTGTGAACCGAGCGAAAGGTCAAGCCGAAGCTCAAAGATTGCAGCGACTCACGCTCACGCCAGAGCTATTGCAACAGCAGGCGATCGAGAAATGGGATGGTCGTTTCCCAACAGTGATGGGTGGCAACGGCACTCTACCGTTAGTCAATATCGATCCTGCGACCTTAAATCAGCGTCGTTAA
- a CDS encoding response regulator, which produces MDLKCFLETDQPSWVEQPLVLAVDDDEDNLLLITQVLSLSNYSFITATNGLMALSMAEERLPDLILLDVMLPDLDGAELVRCLRQNPQTVKIPVIAVTAMARTEDRDRLLAAGCNAYISKPYMVDDLEELIRHYLYSPPPPAF; this is translated from the coding sequence ATGGATTTGAAATGTTTCCTGGAAACCGATCAGCCAAGTTGGGTCGAGCAACCTTTGGTCTTGGCTGTGGATGACGATGAGGACAATTTATTACTGATTACCCAAGTACTGAGCTTGTCCAACTATTCGTTCATTACGGCAACGAATGGCTTGATGGCTTTAAGCATGGCTGAAGAGCGGTTGCCAGACTTAATTCTGCTAGATGTGATGTTACCTGATCTCGATGGTGCAGAACTCGTGCGGTGCTTAAGACAGAACCCGCAAACTGTGAAGATTCCTGTCATTGCAGTCACGGCAATGGCGAGAACGGAAGACCGAGATCGCCTTCTAGCAGCAGGGTGCAATGCCTACATTAGCAAACCTTACATGGTCGATGACCTAGAAGAGCTTATTCGTCACTATCTCTATTCTCCTCCGCCCCCTGCTTTTTAG
- a CDS encoding DUF2294 domain-containing protein → MSATPTRGQLERTLSQRIQALYREQLGHQPSKVMCQLFDEKLAIVLEDSITPPEQLLASSGQEELAKQVRADLAKAIEPQLRELIQEVLGIEVLDLLSDGKIDTGRTGTIVVLKAIPTVRDPASIPKAKKQGAEENRDSDE, encoded by the coding sequence ATGTCAGCTACCCCTACCCGTGGGCAACTAGAACGTACTCTCTCGCAGCGGATTCAGGCGCTTTATCGCGAGCAACTTGGGCATCAACCTAGTAAAGTGATGTGCCAGCTCTTTGATGAAAAGTTAGCGATCGTTCTAGAAGACTCCATTACCCCTCCAGAACAGTTGTTGGCGAGCAGTGGTCAAGAAGAACTCGCCAAACAAGTTCGTGCAGATCTAGCTAAAGCGATTGAGCCGCAGTTGAGGGAATTGATTCAGGAAGTTCTAGGGATAGAGGTGTTAGATCTCCTCAGCGATGGCAAAATTGACACTGGACGTACAGGCACGATCGTTGTTTTGAAAGCAATTCCCACTGTCCGTGACCCAGCTTCCATCCCCAAAGCTAAAAAGCAGGGGGCGGAGGAGAATAGAGATAGTGACGAATAA
- the folB gene encoding dihydroneopterin aldolase — MDCIQLTGIRVYGYTGFLPEEQVLGQWFEVDLTLWLDLSKSGASDRIEDTLDYRNAIETVKQLVKTSKFALVERLASAIAEALLQLPAHPDQPVVEQVRVQLSKPAAPIPDFGGRITIDITRTR, encoded by the coding sequence ATGGACTGCATTCAACTGACGGGAATTCGGGTTTACGGATACACGGGCTTTTTGCCAGAAGAACAAGTTTTGGGCCAATGGTTTGAAGTGGATTTAACCTTGTGGCTGGACTTGTCCAAGTCGGGAGCTAGCGATCGCATTGAAGACACGCTCGACTACCGCAACGCCATTGAAACGGTGAAGCAACTGGTTAAAACCAGCAAATTTGCATTGGTAGAGAGATTAGCTAGCGCGATCGCCGAAGCTTTGCTGCAATTGCCTGCCCACCCAGATCAACCAGTTGTAGAGCAAGTCCGTGTGCAGTTGTCTAAACCTGCTGCCCCCATCCCCGATTTCGGCGGCAGAATCACGATTGATATTACCCGCACTCGTTAA